A stretch of DNA from Dehalococcoidales bacterium:
CCTTGATAGGCTTCCCGCGCCCGGCCAATCAGTGCCAGTTCATCGGTCGCGAGCTTCCCCTGCCCGGAACGGTTAGCGATATCCACGTTCTCCACCACCTGCTCCATGGCGCTCATACCACTGAGGGCCACAGATACTTCCGGCTGGTCCCAGACCCATTGCAGCGCCCATTCCACCGCACTACGCTTCTGCGGAGCGCTCTCCCACACACCGGCTACCTGCTCCGGTGCTCTGGCAAGCTTCCCGCCTCGTAACGGCTCCATAACTACTACTGCCAGACCCCTGTCGGCAGCATACTTCAGACCCTCTGTGCCTGCCTGGTATTCCACATCCATATAGTTGTACTGTATCTGGCAGAGGGTCCAGTTGTCGTAATCGTCGACGATGCTTTTGAAGGCTTCAAGGTTGTCGTGGAAAGAGAAACCCAGGTAGTCAAAGCGACCATCAGCCATTGCACTCTCAGCCCATCGAAGTACGCCAAGGTCCCGCACCTTGGCCCAACTCTGCCCATTCAACCCGTGCAGCAGATAGAAATTAATCTTTGTGTCAAGACGCTCCAGTTGTTCATTGAGAAAGCGGTCGAAATCGCTGGCTGATTCAACCATCCGGGCTGGCATTTTCGTCGCCAGTTTCATTTTCTCGCGATAGCCGTCTTTCAGTGCCCGTCCGACAATACGCTCGCTGTTGCCACCGTGATACGGATAGGCCGTATCCAGGTAGTTGACCCCGTGGTCAATAGAATACCGTATCATGCGGATAGACTCAGGCTCGTCGACATCGGCCGGGTCCTTATCCTTCAACGGCAGCCGCATTGCACCAAAACCAAGCGCACTTACTTTCCAGTCCAGCTTCCCAAAGTCGCGATATTGCATCAATCCTCCGTTCCTTGCAGCGTGAGCAGCGCACTCACCTGTATGGTATTCTGCCATGTTTTCCGTGAATTGGCAAACCGTGAGCACACCTGTTGCCTGCGGCAATGCCGGGCTCATTCACCTGTGCCGTCTCCATCCGGGGTTGCCGGGACTAGCCGCGCATAGCAGTCCGTACTTCAGAACGGCCCCCAACGGCAGCGTATTCCCGAACCGGGATAAACTACGCATTTGACCCTCAAATACGTAGTTCTACTGGTTGACAGGAGCACCATCAGTCGCTACAATGCGTGGCAGGGCGACCGGCGATAGTGGCAACGCCGGTCTTGCACGTGCGGTGGGATGCCGTCCGATACATGAGTCAGGACAGACACCAGGACGCTGGTAGAGCAGATATGGGCTACCAGGGTGTTAGAGCCACAAACAGGATACTTGGAGACAGGTTGAATTGGCGTATGGCAAGTTTAATGAACACCTCCAGACTGGCACACAGAGTTCGCTGACGTACGCTAAACGACACTAGCAATGCCTCCAGGTACCATGGAGGAAAGTAATGCGAGCTTACGCCATCCGGAGAATAATTCTCCTCATCCCCACCATGTTCCTCGTGACCG
This window harbors:
- a CDS encoding aldo/keto reductase → MQYRDFGKLDWKVSALGFGAMRLPLKDKDPADVDEPESIRMIRYSIDHGVNYLDTAYPYHGGNSERIVGRALKDGYREKMKLATKMPARMVESASDFDRFLNEQLERLDTKINFYLLHGLNGQSWAKVRDLGVLRWAESAMADGRFDYLGFSFHDNLEAFKSIVDDYDNWTLCQIQYNYMDVEYQAGTEGLKYAADRGLAVVVMEPLRGGKLARAPEQVAGVWESAPQKRSAVEWALQWVWDQPEVSVALSGMSAMEQVVENVDIANRSGQGKLATDELALIGRAREAYQGLSPVPCTSCGYCMPCPGGVDIPRVFQVYNESMMYDDPRTGRFRYRGPGGLKEEERADQCTECGDCLEACPQEIPIPDWLKKAHELLGPKE